A single genomic interval of Antarcticibacterium arcticum harbors:
- a CDS encoding bifunctional alpha,alpha-trehalose-phosphate synthase (UDP-forming)/trehalose-phosphatase, which produces MSKTIIISNRLPLQVSIENEILEVSPSVGGLATGLKSFHRDGDSIWIGWSGLTNEEIPENLKEQVYNEARKEACIPVNFTSEEIDGFYYGFSNRSIWPLFHYFMEYTEWESSNWDIYKKVNQKYANAVVEHYKDGDTIWVHDYQLLLVPNMIREQRPNASIGFFNHIPFPSYEVFRTVPWREEILKGMLGANLIGFHTYDYERHFLSSVSRILRHPVDFNEVSLPDRIVKVDSFPMGIDYDQFEQAALNHSHEKFGTESDLQQRLNNHRKKSPGSKLILSIDRLDYTKGIANRIRAFEYFLEKYPEYVENIRLVMLAVPSRSNVPQYQLLKKEIDELVGRINGKFATVNWIPIWYFYRSMPFENLIDLYTSCNIALLTPIRDGMNLVAKEYIATRTDQTGVLILSEMAGSAQEMNEALIINPNNFDQISEAIYQAINMPVEEQKRRNAILQKRLKRYSVEKWASDFMKALEKSHESRNVYKATPISSQVEDEMLNQYKNSKNRIFFLDYDGTLVNFVDKPENAKPDPELLELIDSLSRLDKTKVVLISGRDKETLGTWWQDVPIDLIAEHGVWMRRTGKDWQLNEKVQNNWMETVRPVIETFCDRTPGSFIEEKHYSLAWHYRMTDPDLGEMRANELSTVLKELISNHGLSVLEGNKVLEIKSSGVNKGRAASKLLLRKNFDFIFGIGDDWTDEFLFKELPEEAITVKVGVKKTEATYFVQDTSRVRDLLKKFKESH; this is translated from the coding sequence ATGAGCAAAACAATCATCATTTCCAATAGATTACCCCTACAGGTTAGTATTGAAAATGAAATCCTGGAAGTATCTCCCAGTGTAGGCGGCCTGGCCACTGGATTAAAATCATTTCATCGGGATGGAGATAGTATTTGGATAGGCTGGAGTGGATTAACAAATGAGGAGATACCGGAAAATCTCAAGGAACAGGTATATAATGAGGCTCGTAAGGAGGCCTGTATTCCAGTTAATTTTACTTCTGAAGAAATAGACGGATTTTATTACGGCTTCAGCAACCGCAGTATCTGGCCTTTATTTCATTATTTTATGGAATATACAGAATGGGAATCTTCCAACTGGGACATCTATAAAAAAGTAAATCAAAAATATGCCAATGCGGTAGTTGAGCATTACAAAGATGGTGACACCATTTGGGTACATGATTATCAATTATTATTAGTTCCAAATATGATACGGGAACAGAGGCCAAATGCCTCTATTGGTTTTTTCAATCATATTCCTTTTCCTTCCTATGAAGTGTTTAGGACAGTACCATGGAGGGAAGAGATCCTTAAAGGGATGCTGGGGGCTAATCTTATTGGATTTCATACCTATGATTATGAAAGGCATTTTTTAAGTTCAGTAAGCCGTATCTTAAGGCATCCTGTAGATTTTAATGAGGTCTCCCTTCCGGACCGAATTGTAAAAGTAGACTCATTTCCTATGGGCATAGATTATGACCAATTTGAGCAGGCAGCCTTAAATCATTCTCATGAAAAATTTGGTACGGAATCTGACCTGCAGCAAAGATTAAACAACCATCGTAAGAAATCACCCGGTTCTAAGCTTATTCTTAGCATAGACAGGCTGGATTACACCAAAGGAATAGCCAACAGGATTAGGGCCTTTGAATACTTCCTTGAAAAATATCCTGAATATGTTGAAAATATAAGATTGGTAATGCTGGCAGTTCCATCCCGTTCCAATGTGCCGCAATACCAGCTTCTGAAAAAAGAAATAGATGAACTGGTAGGCAGAATAAATGGGAAATTTGCAACAGTAAACTGGATCCCCATCTGGTATTTTTACCGTTCTATGCCATTCGAGAACCTTATAGATCTTTATACATCTTGTAATATAGCCCTGCTCACCCCCATACGGGACGGGATGAATTTGGTTGCCAAAGAATATATAGCGACTAGAACAGATCAAACCGGGGTCCTTATACTTAGTGAAATGGCCGGATCTGCCCAGGAAATGAATGAAGCCCTTATTATAAACCCTAATAATTTTGATCAAATAAGCGAGGCCATTTACCAGGCTATTAATATGCCTGTGGAGGAGCAAAAAAGACGTAACGCCATCCTTCAAAAACGCCTTAAGCGATACAGCGTTGAAAAATGGGCAAGCGATTTTATGAAAGCATTGGAGAAATCTCACGAGTCCAGAAATGTATATAAGGCAACCCCTATTTCTTCCCAGGTTGAAGATGAAATGCTGAACCAGTATAAAAATTCCAAAAACCGAATATTCTTTCTGGATTATGATGGAACGCTGGTAAATTTTGTAGATAAACCGGAAAACGCTAAACCCGATCCGGAACTATTGGAGCTAATTGATTCCCTTTCCCGCTTGGACAAAACCAAAGTGGTACTTATAAGTGGCAGGGATAAAGAAACCCTTGGAACATGGTGGCAAGATGTACCAATAGACCTAATTGCTGAACATGGGGTCTGGATGCGCAGAACCGGTAAGGACTGGCAATTGAATGAGAAAGTGCAGAACAATTGGATGGAAACCGTTAGGCCCGTAATTGAAACATTTTGCGACAGGACTCCCGGAAGTTTTATTGAAGAAAAACATTATTCCCTGGCCTGGCATTACCGTATGACAGACCCGGACCTGGGGGAAATGCGGGCCAATGAACTTTCTACCGTATTAAAGGAGCTTATCTCAAATCATGGATTAAGCGTACTGGAAGGAAATAAAGTGTTGGAAATTAAAAGCAGTGGGGTAAATAAAGGAAGAGCGGCAAGTAAGCTTTTGTTGAGAAAGAATTTCGATTTTATCTTTGGCATTGGTGATGACTGGACCGATGAATTTCTTTTTAAAGAACTGCCGGAGGAGGCAATTACAGTAAAGGTAGGAGTTAAAAAAACAGAGGCTACCTATTTTGTACAGGACACTTCCAGGGTTAGGGATTTATTGAAAAAGTTTAAGGAGTCCCATTAA
- a CDS encoding YtxH domain-containing protein yields MKAGRLLTGLVSGAAVGAALGLLFAPKKGTETRRKITETGDSYLKDAKNKFNEFSDNLSHKVDEVRNRSKAAMSNSKTEEKIHQAKADMHNMQSK; encoded by the coding sequence ATGAAAGCAGGAAGATTGTTAACCGGTTTAGTATCTGGAGCGGCTGTAGGAGCAGCTTTAGGTTTATTATTTGCACCTAAAAAAGGTACTGAAACCAGAAGAAAAATCACTGAAACAGGTGATAGCTATTTAAAAGATGCTAAAAATAAGTTCAATGAATTTTCAGATAATCTAAGTCACAAAGTTGATGAGGTTAGAAACAGATCTAAAGCTGCTATGAGCAACTCAAAGACTGAAGAGAAAATTCATCAGGCTAAAGCCGATATGCATAATATGCAATCAAAATAA
- a CDS encoding M28 family metallopeptidase, whose amino-acid sequence MISRRLLPLTFLIFSLTLIPGKTYSQHQTDERIYEIIENVSAERLENDIRTLAGFGTRNTFSDTVSTTRGIGAARRWIKSEYDKISAGCGNCLNVFYQKDFVTTKDGNRIPKDAWVVNVVAIQKGTKYPNRYIIMSGDIDSRASDTMDFETDAPGANDNASGMAGAIEAARVLSKYKFESSIVYVGLSGEEQGLFGGKGLGEYAQKNNWEIIGILNNDMIGNIEGVDGVIDNRSFRIFSEPVPPTETEQERNMRRFYGGEVDGISRQLARYVHKTTQTYMPEMNPMMIYRLDRFGRGGHHRPFNDLGFAGIRIMEAHENYNRQHQDIRTENGIEYGDVIEGVNFGYAAKLTAVNAINMAALAWAPPAPKKVEIGGIVEPSAKLRWEKATGDIAGYKIYWRDTTSPQWQHSRFVSDVNEFKLQGIVIDNFFFGVATVGKNGHESVVVFPSGTYR is encoded by the coding sequence ATGATATCACGTAGACTTTTACCCCTAACCTTCCTTATTTTTAGTTTAACCCTAATCCCTGGAAAAACGTATTCTCAACACCAAACAGATGAACGCATTTATGAGATCATTGAAAATGTTTCAGCAGAAAGATTGGAAAATGATATACGTACACTTGCCGGTTTTGGTACCCGGAATACCTTTAGCGATACAGTTTCAACTACCAGGGGTATTGGGGCGGCGAGAAGATGGATCAAGAGTGAATATGATAAGATATCTGCAGGTTGTGGTAATTGCCTGAACGTATTTTACCAAAAGGATTTTGTTACTACAAAGGATGGAAACAGGATTCCCAAAGATGCCTGGGTAGTTAATGTAGTGGCAATCCAGAAAGGAACCAAATATCCCAACAGGTATATAATTATGAGCGGCGATATTGATTCCCGCGCCAGCGACACAATGGATTTTGAAACAGATGCGCCCGGGGCAAATGATAACGCCAGCGGTATGGCCGGTGCTATTGAAGCAGCACGGGTCCTTTCCAAATATAAATTTGAGAGCAGCATTGTATATGTAGGTCTTTCAGGTGAAGAACAGGGGTTGTTCGGCGGAAAAGGTTTGGGAGAATATGCACAAAAAAATAATTGGGAGATCATTGGAATCCTAAATAACGATATGATTGGAAATATTGAAGGAGTTGACGGGGTAATAGATAACCGTAGCTTCCGGATATTCTCTGAACCCGTACCTCCTACCGAAACTGAACAAGAAAGAAATATGAGAAGATTTTATGGCGGTGAGGTAGACGGTATCTCAAGACAACTTGCTCGCTATGTCCATAAAACTACACAAACCTATATGCCGGAAATGAATCCCATGATGATCTATCGCCTGGACCGGTTTGGAAGAGGTGGCCACCACCGGCCATTTAATGATCTTGGTTTTGCCGGAATTCGAATTATGGAAGCCCATGAGAATTATAACCGCCAACATCAGGATATTAGAACAGAAAATGGAATTGAATATGGTGATGTGATTGAGGGAGTAAATTTTGGATACGCAGCAAAACTTACCGCAGTAAATGCTATTAATATGGCTGCATTGGCATGGGCACCACCTGCCCCTAAAAAAGTTGAAATTGGAGGTATCGTAGAACCATCTGCCAAATTACGATGGGAAAAAGCTACAGGAGATATTGCAGGCTACAAGATATACTGGCGTGATACTACTTCTCCCCAATGGCAACATTCAAGATTTGTGAGCGATGTAAATGAGTTTAAATTGCAAGGAATTGTAATTGATAATTTCTTCTTTGGAGTAGCAACTGTAGGCAAAAATGGGCACGAAAGTGTCGTGGTTTTCCCTTCGGGCACATATCGGTAA
- a CDS encoding dienelactone hydrolase family protein yields MKKLFTHALVIILSLFTISCGTTKKEPTTPAEVLVTAKPVEQESRALQELSNSPRHHEWVTLQHGNREVQAFVVYPESNTKTKSIIVIHENRGLDDWARSFADKLAAEGFLVIAPDFISNTQGKKRTTDFENPDAARDAIYALEPSQVTADLDAAYQFLKKDPSANGEIAVIGFCWGGSQAFRYVTNNPEVTQAHVFYGTAPDDAEALARISTPVYGYYGGDDNRVNSTIEKTENIMKAANNFFNYVIYEGAGHAFMKSGLQPDAKEANKTALKQAWTRLLTILRE; encoded by the coding sequence ATGAAAAAACTCTTTACACACGCCTTAGTAATTATTTTAAGTTTGTTTACAATTTCCTGTGGCACTACCAAAAAAGAACCCACTACCCCTGCCGAAGTTCTTGTAACGGCTAAACCCGTTGAACAGGAAAGCAGGGCCCTTCAAGAACTTTCCAATTCTCCCAGGCATCACGAATGGGTAACTTTGCAACATGGAAACCGTGAAGTTCAGGCCTTTGTGGTATACCCGGAATCAAACACCAAAACCAAATCCATAATTGTTATCCACGAAAATCGCGGCCTTGATGATTGGGCAAGATCTTTTGCCGATAAACTTGCTGCTGAAGGATTTCTGGTAATTGCCCCGGATTTTATTTCCAACACACAAGGCAAAAAACGAACTACAGATTTTGAAAATCCAGATGCGGCAAGGGATGCAATTTATGCTCTTGAGCCCTCCCAGGTGACCGCAGATCTGGATGCCGCATACCAGTTTTTGAAAAAGGATCCTTCTGCAAACGGGGAAATTGCGGTTATTGGATTTTGCTGGGGAGGATCACAGGCTTTCAGGTATGTAACCAATAATCCTGAAGTAACCCAGGCCCACGTTTTTTATGGAACGGCGCCTGATGATGCAGAAGCGCTGGCAAGAATTTCAACTCCGGTTTATGGATATTATGGAGGGGATGACAACAGGGTAAACAGTACTATTGAAAAGACCGAAAATATTATGAAGGCGGCGAATAATTTCTTTAATTATGTAATTTATGAGGGTGCAGGACATGCCTTTATGAAGAGTGGCCTTCAGCCGGACGCAAAAGAAGCCAATAAAACTGCACTTAAACAGGCTTGGACAAGATTGCTCACAATTTTGAGAGAGTAG
- a CDS encoding Tex family protein encodes MNLIDFISSRVSLPASGVKNTVDLLLQDATIPFIARYRKELTGNLNEVDIELISNFKKEFENLEKRKLYVTRAIEEQGKLTKDLKLKISRSSTLAELEDIYLPYKKKRKTRADAAREAGLEPLANILISQTEKNPLTKAGTFLNKNLKTPAEALQGAKDIIAEWVNEDQNVRSDIRKLFTQQGNITSRVVKKLEKDPEAQKYKQYFNLEESLKRIPSHRFLAIYRAGNEGVLRVKVEVEKEKALEIISRKFLKNNHNACKPYILEAIEDAYDRLLKPSFQTEFLTEAKKKADEDAIGVFAENLQQLLLSAPLGNKRILAIDPGFRSGCKVVCLDENGSLLHNENIYPHPPQKEFALAGKKIGSLINAYKIESIAIGNGTASRETEIFVKKIPIEREVSVFVVNEAGASVYSASKIAREEFPNYDITVRGAVSIGRRLSDPLAELVKIDPKSIGVGQYQHEVDQTKLKDKLDMVVGSCVNRVGVNVNTASKELLSYVSGIGPALAESIIEYRRENGALRTRRDLLKIPRLGPKAYEQAAGFLRIKNGKNPLDDSAVHPERYDLVNTMAKQLGLKVEKLVGVEKEVVKINAHQYVTAELGLPTLNDILRELKKPGTDPRESITQFEFDPGIKKIEDLRTGMKLPGIINNITNFGCFVDIGIKESGLIHISKLANSFVSDVNSVVKLNQHVMVTVLDVDENQKRIQLSLVD; translated from the coding sequence TTGAATTTAATAGATTTCATAAGTTCCCGTGTTTCCCTTCCTGCTAGTGGGGTAAAAAATACCGTTGATTTACTGTTACAGGATGCCACAATCCCATTTATAGCACGGTATAGAAAAGAACTTACCGGAAACCTGAACGAAGTAGATATAGAACTAATTTCAAATTTTAAAAAAGAATTTGAAAACCTTGAAAAGCGAAAGCTTTATGTAACCCGCGCTATAGAAGAACAGGGGAAGCTCACTAAGGATCTTAAATTAAAAATCTCCCGGTCCTCCACCTTAGCGGAACTTGAAGACATTTACCTGCCATATAAGAAAAAAAGAAAAACCAGGGCAGATGCTGCCAGGGAAGCGGGACTTGAACCCCTTGCAAATATCCTTATTTCCCAAACTGAAAAAAATCCTTTGACAAAAGCAGGGACTTTCCTTAATAAAAATTTGAAAACCCCGGCCGAAGCCTTGCAGGGAGCTAAAGATATTATTGCTGAATGGGTTAATGAGGATCAAAATGTACGCTCAGATATAAGGAAATTATTTACCCAACAAGGCAATATAACCTCCCGGGTTGTAAAAAAATTGGAAAAGGATCCTGAAGCTCAAAAATATAAACAGTATTTTAATCTGGAAGAATCTTTAAAGCGTATTCCATCACATAGATTTCTTGCTATTTACAGGGCAGGGAATGAAGGGGTATTAAGGGTAAAAGTGGAAGTAGAAAAGGAGAAAGCCCTGGAGATCATTTCCCGAAAGTTCCTTAAAAATAATCATAATGCCTGCAAACCTTATATTTTGGAAGCTATTGAAGATGCTTATGACCGACTTTTAAAGCCTTCTTTTCAAACCGAATTCCTTACTGAAGCAAAAAAGAAAGCAGACGAGGATGCCATTGGCGTTTTTGCTGAGAATTTACAGCAACTTTTATTATCTGCGCCCCTGGGCAACAAGCGAATTCTCGCAATAGATCCCGGTTTTAGATCGGGATGTAAAGTGGTATGTCTTGATGAGAACGGCAGTTTACTTCATAATGAAAATATATATCCCCACCCGCCTCAAAAGGAATTTGCACTGGCCGGTAAAAAGATAGGATCTCTTATAAATGCCTATAAAATTGAGAGTATCGCAATAGGGAACGGTACAGCATCGCGTGAAACAGAAATTTTTGTAAAGAAAATTCCAATAGAAAGGGAGGTGTCTGTTTTTGTGGTGAATGAGGCCGGTGCATCGGTTTATTCAGCCTCAAAAATTGCCAGAGAGGAATTTCCAAATTATGATATTACCGTACGGGGGGCTGTTTCCATTGGTCGAAGGCTAAGTGATCCATTGGCGGAACTTGTAAAAATTGACCCTAAGTCCATTGGGGTAGGGCAATATCAACACGAGGTAGATCAAACAAAACTTAAGGATAAGCTGGACATGGTAGTGGGAAGTTGCGTGAACAGGGTAGGAGTAAACGTAAATACAGCGAGTAAAGAATTGCTTTCCTATGTTTCCGGAATAGGTCCCGCATTGGCCGAAAGCATAATCGAATATCGCAGGGAAAACGGAGCCCTCAGGACGCGAAGGGATCTTTTAAAAATACCAAGATTGGGACCCAAAGCATATGAACAGGCTGCCGGTTTTTTACGTATTAAGAATGGGAAAAATCCATTGGATGATTCCGCAGTTCATCCGGAACGTTATGATCTGGTAAATACAATGGCCAAGCAACTTGGGCTAAAGGTTGAAAAACTTGTAGGTGTTGAAAAAGAGGTAGTTAAAATTAATGCTCACCAATATGTAACTGCAGAATTGGGGTTACCTACTCTAAATGATATTTTAAGGGAACTAAAGAAGCCGGGAACAGATCCACGGGAGTCAATAACTCAATTTGAATTTGATCCCGGGATAAAAAAAATAGAAGATCTTAGAACAGGTATGAAACTACCCGGTATAATTAATAACATTACCAATTTTGGATGTTTCGTTGATATTGGGATCAAGGAGAGCGGCCTTATTCATATTTCAAAACTTGCCAATAGTTTTGTGAGTGATGTGAATTCTGTGGTAAAACTAAACCAACATGTGATGGTAACGGTCCTCGACGTAGATGAAAACCAGAAGAGGATCCAACTGTCGTTGGTTGATTAA
- a CDS encoding App1 family protein produces MKLDLKLYRGYVNNNQLVVFGHVFESWAPDKYRTDRRGIKHAFSIIHMFRIKPIKNIQVTLKFKNLEVTTKTLNDGYFRFDVPFFEQLDSGWHNYYVSCKTGPIGIIEEGELLKPFESKVGIISDIDDTFLISHSNNFFKKLYVMLLKNINKRKIFDDVVQHYHHLSIHGQDSKQASNSFFYVSSSEWNLYGFINDMAEMHQLPKAVFKLKKIKTGISDFLFTGRGSHDHKFEKVKDIISFYPNLQYVLLGDDSQQDAYIYERICKIFPMSIKAVYLRQTGKKQNPKVNKVMSNIATLNVDTCYFKNSQKAIQHSKKIGIT; encoded by the coding sequence GTGAAATTAGATCTTAAGCTATACAGGGGGTATGTAAATAATAATCAACTAGTGGTATTTGGTCATGTCTTTGAATCATGGGCTCCAGACAAATACCGCACAGACCGAAGGGGTATAAAACATGCTTTTTCAATTATTCACATGTTTCGCATAAAACCTATAAAAAATATACAGGTCACCCTCAAATTCAAAAATCTGGAAGTAACTACTAAAACCCTAAATGACGGGTATTTTAGATTTGATGTACCGTTTTTTGAACAATTGGATAGCGGGTGGCATAATTATTATGTGTCGTGTAAAACCGGGCCTATTGGAATTATTGAGGAGGGAGAATTACTTAAACCCTTTGAAAGCAAAGTAGGGATCATTTCAGATATTGATGATACATTCCTAATCTCCCACAGCAACAATTTTTTTAAAAAATTGTATGTAATGCTGCTTAAGAATATAAACAAACGAAAGATATTTGATGATGTGGTGCAGCATTACCACCATCTAAGCATTCACGGCCAGGATAGCAAGCAGGCTTCCAATTCATTTTTCTATGTTTCAAGCAGCGAATGGAATCTTTATGGATTTATTAATGATATGGCTGAAATGCACCAGTTACCAAAAGCAGTTTTTAAGCTGAAGAAAATTAAGACTGGGATCTCTGATTTTCTTTTCACAGGCCGTGGCAGTCATGATCATAAATTTGAAAAAGTAAAGGATATAATTTCCTTCTATCCCAATTTACAATATGTACTATTGGGAGATGATTCCCAACAGGATGCTTATATCTATGAGAGAATTTGCAAGATCTTCCCAATGAGCATTAAAGCAGTTTACCTGCGCCAAACCGGAAAAAAACAAAATCCAAAAGTAAATAAGGTAATGAGTAATATTGCCACTTTGAATGTGGATACCTGTTATTTCAAAAATAGTCAGAAAGCCATTCAGCATTCAAAAAAAATAGGGATCACCTAG
- a CDS encoding diacylglycerol/lipid kinase family protein, producing MGKINTVLLVVNPISGAIDKAELIEEIKLKAVQNAVSLILFSTTGENDKLKLEKLIAEKDPCRIVVAGGDGTIKLVAEALGNKKTPIGIIPAGSSNGLSYNLHLPATLEEQITTAFNGEVIDMDIISINGDYCLHMSDFGVNAELISRYEKSRIRGKLGYLLQTLPTLVTSDYPFKFTIEANGRTFETEGILLAIANASSYGTGAKVNPKGKINDGVFEILIYKEFDFIEILKTLRNEVDPDPEVVEVITATEAKITCDPAVAFQIDGEYLGRKNSIEVTILPKKTRIVAPIRHL from the coding sequence ATGGGGAAGATTAATACTGTTTTATTGGTGGTGAATCCTATTTCGGGGGCCATTGATAAAGCTGAACTTATCGAGGAAATAAAATTGAAAGCGGTCCAAAACGCGGTTTCTCTCATACTATTTTCTACTACAGGAGAAAATGATAAACTAAAACTGGAAAAATTAATTGCTGAAAAGGACCCGTGCAGGATCGTTGTTGCCGGGGGCGATGGAACTATTAAGCTTGTTGCCGAAGCTTTGGGAAATAAAAAAACCCCAATAGGTATAATTCCGGCGGGATCTTCCAATGGTTTATCCTACAATCTCCATCTTCCTGCAACCCTAGAAGAACAAATAACCACTGCATTTAACGGCGAAGTGATAGATATGGATATTATCTCCATTAATGGAGATTATTGCCTCCATATGAGTGACTTTGGGGTTAATGCCGAACTCATAAGCAGGTATGAGAAATCCAGGATAAGGGGAAAATTAGGTTATTTACTTCAAACCTTACCAACTTTGGTAACCAGTGATTATCCATTTAAATTTACTATTGAAGCTAATGGCAGAACTTTTGAAACCGAGGGTATACTACTGGCAATTGCAAATGCCAGTTCCTATGGCACAGGAGCTAAGGTTAATCCCAAAGGAAAAATAAACGATGGCGTTTTTGAGATCCTAATTTACAAGGAGTTTGATTTTATTGAAATATTAAAAACCTTAAGAAATGAGGTTGATCCTGATCCTGAGGTAGTTGAAGTAATTACAGCTACAGAAGCAAAAATAACCTGTGACCCTGCCGTAGCTTTCCAGATAGACGGAGAGTATTTGGGAAGAAAAAACTCTATTGAGGTTACAATTTTACCCAAAAAAACGAGAATAGTCGCTCCCATTCGTCATTTATAA